The segment CGGCGACGGCGCCGCCCGCCGCGGATCCCATCTGTAGCGCGAAACTGCCGCCAGCCATGCCGAAGTCGCCCACGGCATCTGCCGCAAAGGTATTGGCGCCAAGCAGCAGAGGCGAAACCAGAGCGCCCGATCCGAACGATACGGTTGAGGCGAGTGAGGCTGGTGTCCCAATGCCGTGCGCCGAAATGTAGTACACGGACCCGTTCTTGCCTCCAAATGCCGCCGTGTCAGTCGCGGCAGTGTAAAATGGCTCGGACAATGGTGATGCCGCGGCCGGCAGACTAACGGCGGCGCCATCGGTGGCGCCGGTCGCAAGGTTGATCTTGTACACCTTGCCGCTTGACCCGCCGACGAGTGCCTCACCGCTCCGGGATACCACGGGTGAGGTGTTGAGAGCGTCTCCCGAAGCCGGGATGGACTGCGGCGTCAGCGCCCCCGAAGAAGGATCGACCCGGAAAGTGCGCACATCGGCGCTCGTACCGACAACCAGGGTTCCGTCGAAGATGGCAGGCGACGAGCGAATGGTTACGGTGGAAACCCCGAGGGTGAGGGGCGCGGAAAACGCGCCCGCTCTCGACCGTACGAGCGCGGGGCCCGTAGCGGTTTGGATGCCCCAGTACACGTCATCGCCGCCTGTGTGGTGCACAAAGGCGGGCGCGGTCGGAATGGAGGCGCCGGCCATCGTGGAATCCGTCAGGATCCCCCCTGACGCAACGTCGAAGACGAGGGCGCGGCCGGAGTTGGTTCCGACGGCCAGCGCAAGCGCTCCGCCCACGCTTCCGAAGGATGGCCGCCCGGATACCGTTCCACCGAGATCCTTGCCGCCGGCCCAGTTGGCGGCATCCCCGAGAAGTGAGTCCAGCGCGTTCATCAGGTACAGTTTGGTTCCGGATGCGGCGGCGAGCAGCGTCTTTGCTCCGCTGCGTGCGGTAGCCACCGAGTTCTGTGAGGCGCCTCCAAGCGTGCGATAGGGCGTGGCGGCGCCGCTCCTCACCACGATGCTCGAGTGCATGTTGCAGCAAGCCCCGTGGAACTGGCAGTAATACGGATACGTGCCTGCCTGATTGAAGGGATATCCGGCTGTCCCG is part of the Armatimonadota bacterium genome and harbors:
- a CDS encoding plastocyanin/azurin family copper-binding protein; translated protein: MRSICVLVLMATVFAAGAMAATVTIGVTNDSFGASNASVTISAGDTVTWQWHAGYHTVTSGTVGSPDGKFDGAMDSYDATFTLSPGTAGYPFNQAGTYPYYCQFHGACCNMHSSIVVRSGAATPYRTLGGASQNSVATARSGAKTLLAAASGTKLYLMNALDSLLGDAANWAGGKDLGGTVSGRPSFGSVGGALALAVGTNSGRALVFDVASGGILTDSTMAGASIPTAPAFVHHTGGDDVYWGIQTATGPALVRSRAGAFSAPLTLGVSTVTIRSSPAIFDGTLVVGTSADVRTFRVDPSSGALTPQSIPASGDALNTSPVVSRSGEALVGGSSGKVYKINLATGATDGAAVSLPAAASPLSEPFYTAATDTAAFGGKNGSVYYISAHGIGTPASLASTVSFGSGALVSPLLLGANTFAADAVGDFGMAGGSFALQMGSAAGGAVAATGTTSGVDRVIANTVDGKLFGLPVP